From Wolbachia endosymbiont (group A) of Longitarsus flavicornis, the proteins below share one genomic window:
- a CDS encoding ABC transporter ATP-binding protein yields MRNPIISISNLSLSFDDRTVLKDLNLDISKGESLVILGGSGSGKSVLTKTIIGLLAPDSGSVKINSKSKNKFGVLFQNSALFDYVTVWENISFNYKKRFNISKKEAKQLAIEKLNDVGLEENIADMFPIELSGGMKKRVALARAIAHNPEIIILDEPTSGLDPIMSDIVNEIIIKLSKDFNPTIITITHDIHSAFKIADKIAVLYEGEIISHGTVQEIQNTNNEYIKKFIHYI; encoded by the coding sequence ATGCGTAACCCCATAATATCAATATCGAACTTAAGCTTATCTTTTGATGACAGGACAGTACTAAAAGATCTAAATCTTGATATATCAAAAGGGGAATCATTAGTCATACTTGGTGGCTCAGGAAGCGGCAAATCTGTATTAACAAAAACAATTATCGGCTTGCTTGCTCCAGACTCAGGGTCTGTTAAAATAAATAGTAAAAGCAAAAATAAATTTGGGGTTTTATTTCAAAATTCCGCTTTATTTGACTACGTTACAGTGTGGGAAAATATATCTTTTAATTATAAAAAGCGCTTTAATATCAGCAAAAAGGAGGCAAAACAGCTAGCAATCGAGAAATTAAATGATGTTGGACTGGAGGAAAACATAGCAGATATGTTTCCAATAGAGTTGTCAGGTGGAATGAAAAAAAGAGTAGCACTTGCAAGGGCGATTGCACACAACCCAGAAATCATCATATTGGATGAACCAACTTCAGGATTGGACCCAATTATGTCAGATATAGTAAACGAGATAATAATAAAATTATCTAAAGACTTTAACCCTACAATTATCACGATTACACATGATATTCATAGCGCATTTAAAATAGCTGATAAAATAGCAGTATTATATGAAGGGGAGATCATTTCCCATGGAACTGTTCAGGAAATACAAAATACTAATAACGAATATATAAAAAAATTCATTCATTATATATAG
- a CDS encoding ABC transporter permease, with protein sequence MSFFDINSVRIIGRYFINFLLRLGSAFIFFIQSLYHCFVPPYYFSNIARQMIEIGFFSLPIVGLTGVFIGAAIVLQSSLSDPLINQEQIIPKLVTITIIKELGPVLISLIMVGKVGSSVAAEIGTMRITEQIDALTTLNINPFKYLIAPRILASIIVFPILTVCADLIGIFGGYITAVFEFNHNLNIYIKYTAQFFNTYDFVTGLAKATAFGAIISVSSCYYGYHCKEGARGVGVATTSTVVLSSILIILANYMITLIHA encoded by the coding sequence GTGAGCTTTTTTGATATAAATAGTGTTAGAATAATTGGTAGGTACTTTATCAATTTTTTGTTAAGGCTTGGTAGTGCATTCATATTTTTTATTCAATCTCTATACCACTGCTTCGTGCCACCATATTATTTTAGCAACATAGCAAGACAAATGATAGAGATAGGCTTTTTCTCTCTGCCAATTGTTGGGCTCACTGGAGTTTTTATAGGAGCGGCGATAGTTTTACAAAGTAGCTTGAGTGACCCATTAATTAACCAAGAACAGATAATACCCAAACTTGTTACGATCACTATCATTAAAGAGTTAGGACCAGTTTTGATCAGCTTAATAATGGTAGGAAAGGTTGGATCATCAGTTGCAGCAGAAATTGGTACGATGCGCATCACCGAACAAATAGATGCTCTTACAACTTTGAACATCAACCCTTTCAAATATTTAATTGCACCAAGGATTTTAGCGTCAATCATAGTATTTCCCATACTTACAGTATGTGCAGATCTAATAGGAATATTTGGAGGATATATCACTGCAGTCTTCGAATTTAACCACAATCTAAATATATACATTAAATACACAGCTCAGTTCTTTAATACGTACGATTTTGTAACTGGGCTAGCTAAAGCAACTGCTTTTGGCGCCATAATTTCTGTCTCAAGTTGCTATTACGGTTACCATTGCAAAGAAGGTGCACGAGGAGTAGGTGTTGCTACAACATCAACTGTTGTTTTATCGTCCATACTGATCATTTTAGCAAACTACATGATTACTTTGATACATGCGTAA
- the rpmF gene encoding 50S ribosomal protein L32, whose translation MAVPKRKKSKSRRNMHRSHHAIEPKNIVVCSTTGEFMLPHNVAVDGSYKGKRVFIKQQAE comes from the coding sequence TTGGCAGTTCCAAAAAGAAAAAAGTCAAAGTCAAGGCGTAATATGCATCGTTCTCATCATGCTATTGAGCCTAAGAATATTGTGGTGTGTTCAACAACTGGGGAATTCATGTTGCCTCATAACGTAGCAGTTGATGGCAGTTACAAAGGAAAACGGGTTTTCATCAAGCAACAGGCAGAGTGA
- the plsX gene encoding phosphate acyltransferase PlsX: MLPTVNNNIVIALDAMGGDFAPLSVIQGAGFFLDNLVDPGIKVFFHIYGDKEEVSPLLLKYKKVSNNSEFTHCSDNVLANDKPSFALRHRKDSSMKAAIVAVKEGKAFGVVSSGNTGALMAISRFILGTLPNIYRPAIVSICPTKTKSFALLDLGANVDCNADSLFQFALMGSIFAKIALKIDNPEVALLNIGTEEVKGNDSVRGAFELLKNAPGINFKGYIEASEFLEGNIDVIVADGFVGNVMLKTAEATASTFINLIKQEVFNSWIAKMLVGILLKSKLNKALTRFNPKIRSGAMFLGLNGIIIKSHGNSDAISFAHAIKFAVNAISENLNQKIINGVSHIE, translated from the coding sequence ATGTTACCTACGGTCAATAATAATATAGTTATTGCACTTGACGCTATGGGGGGCGATTTTGCGCCTCTTTCCGTAATTCAGGGTGCTGGTTTTTTTTTAGACAACCTTGTTGACCCAGGCATTAAAGTTTTTTTTCATATTTATGGAGATAAGGAAGAAGTATCTCCTTTGCTTTTGAAATATAAAAAAGTAAGTAACAATTCTGAATTTACTCATTGTTCTGACAATGTTCTTGCAAATGATAAGCCATCTTTTGCACTGAGGCATCGTAAAGACTCAAGTATGAAAGCTGCAATTGTTGCAGTGAAAGAAGGTAAAGCTTTCGGAGTGGTGTCTTCAGGCAACACCGGAGCATTGATGGCAATTTCCAGATTTATTTTAGGAACATTACCAAATATTTATCGTCCTGCTATTGTCTCTATCTGTCCAACTAAGACAAAAAGCTTTGCTTTGCTTGACCTTGGTGCAAATGTCGATTGTAATGCCGACTCATTATTTCAATTTGCGTTAATGGGTAGTATATTTGCAAAAATAGCATTAAAAATTGACAATCCTGAAGTTGCTTTGCTAAATATCGGCACAGAAGAAGTTAAAGGTAATGACTCAGTGCGCGGCGCTTTTGAGTTGCTTAAAAACGCTCCAGGCATTAATTTCAAAGGGTATATAGAGGCAAGTGAATTTTTAGAGGGTAATATAGATGTGATTGTTGCTGATGGTTTTGTTGGCAATGTAATGCTCAAAACGGCTGAGGCAACCGCTAGTACCTTTATCAATCTAATAAAGCAGGAAGTATTCAACTCGTGGATAGCGAAAATGCTTGTTGGTATATTGTTAAAATCCAAACTAAATAAAGCTTTAACGCGTTTTAATCCCAAAATTAGAAGTGGAGCTATGTTTTTAGGGCTGAATGGTATCATCATTAAAAGTCATGGAAATTCTGATGCTATTTCTTTTGCCCATGCCATAAAATTTGCAGTAAATGCAATTAGTGAAAATTTAAATCAAAAGATAATTAACGGGGTAAGTCATATTGAATAA
- a CDS encoding beta-ketoacyl-ACP synthase III, whose protein sequence is MNKSFILSTGSYLPRKMLSNNEIASIVETSDEWIRQRTGIVQRHIADEGELTSDLAVNAAKSAIEKAKISVDEIDLIIVATTTPDKTFPSCATIVQSKLKCKNAFAFDVQAVCSGFIYAVAVADSLIKSNNRIKYALVIGAEIMSRIVDWEDRSTCVLFGDGAGAVVMKSEMGRSGIISTNLYSDGNVDILCTNGGVSSTGDSGKICMNGREVFKHAVDKLTALIEETLKCNNLKITDIDWLIPHQANIRIIEAVVKKLDFPIEKVINTVDQHANTSAASIPLALDYAIQKSKIKLGNLALLISIGAGLTWGSVLLRY, encoded by the coding sequence TTGAATAAAAGTTTCATATTAAGCACTGGATCTTACCTACCAAGAAAAATGTTGAGTAACAACGAAATTGCATCGATAGTTGAGACGAGCGATGAATGGATAAGGCAGAGAACAGGAATAGTTCAAAGGCATATAGCAGATGAAGGAGAACTAACGTCAGATCTAGCTGTAAATGCAGCAAAAAGTGCTATAGAAAAAGCTAAAATTTCAGTAGATGAAATTGACTTGATTATAGTTGCTACAACAACTCCTGATAAAACTTTTCCTAGCTGTGCAACGATTGTACAAAGTAAGTTAAAATGTAAAAACGCATTTGCTTTTGATGTACAAGCAGTATGCTCTGGTTTTATATATGCAGTTGCAGTTGCTGATTCGCTCATAAAATCTAACAATAGAATTAAATATGCATTGGTTATAGGTGCTGAAATAATGTCTAGGATTGTTGATTGGGAAGATAGGTCAACTTGTGTACTCTTTGGTGATGGTGCTGGTGCAGTGGTGATGAAATCAGAAATGGGTAGAAGCGGTATAATATCAACTAACCTATACTCTGACGGCAACGTGGACATACTATGTACGAACGGAGGGGTATCCTCTACTGGTGATTCTGGAAAAATATGCATGAATGGAAGAGAAGTGTTTAAACATGCAGTGGATAAGTTAACAGCCTTAATAGAGGAAACTCTGAAATGCAATAATTTGAAAATTACTGATATTGACTGGCTAATTCCCCATCAAGCAAATATTCGTATTATTGAAGCAGTAGTAAAGAAGTTAGATTTCCCTATAGAGAAAGTGATTAATACCGTTGATCAACATGCAAATACCTCAGCGGCATCAATCCCACTAGCACTTGATTATGCAATACAAAAATCAAAAATAAAATTAGGAAACCTGGCACTGCTGATTTCAATAGGTGCAGGCCTAACCTGGGGTTCTGTGTTGCTGCGTTATTAG
- a CDS encoding exodeoxyribonuclease III, which produces MLKIATWNVNSIRKRVNQLCSFIVDSQIDIVLLQEIKCTEEQFPYAEIEKLGYEHAIYGQVARNGVCVLSKYPILEKFKIDIVEGYQEARYIECIIKHNNQKVRVGSVYVPNGQSLDSQAFEYKLKFFDNLYERMSTLLKNEELTIIAGDYNVAPDEIDVFDSNLLNGQVCFHIREREKLRAILNLGFKDTFRISHPNLQQFTWWHYQGNSLRNNQGMRIDYMLLSPQAVDKLETCYIDDRLRKLENPSDHTPVVCAIE; this is translated from the coding sequence ATGCTAAAGATTGCAACTTGGAATGTAAACTCCATACGTAAAAGAGTTAACCAACTTTGTAGTTTTATAGTTGATAGTCAGATAGATATAGTTTTGCTGCAAGAGATAAAATGTACGGAAGAGCAATTTCCTTATGCAGAGATAGAAAAGTTAGGATATGAACATGCTATCTATGGACAAGTTGCAAGAAATGGCGTTTGTGTTTTATCTAAATATCCAATACTGGAGAAGTTTAAGATTGATATCGTAGAAGGTTATCAAGAAGCGCGTTATATAGAGTGCATAATAAAGCACAATAATCAGAAGGTAAGGGTAGGAAGTGTATACGTGCCAAATGGTCAAAGCCTGGACTCTCAAGCATTTGAATATAAACTCAAGTTTTTTGATAACCTATATGAAAGGATGAGCACTTTGTTAAAGAATGAAGAGTTAACTATTATAGCTGGCGATTATAATGTTGCACCGGATGAAATTGATGTCTTTGATTCAAACTTATTGAATGGCCAAGTGTGCTTTCATATAAGAGAACGTGAGAAGTTAAGAGCAATCTTGAATCTTGGGTTTAAAGACACGTTTAGAATATCCCACCCAAATTTGCAACAATTCACTTGGTGGCATTATCAAGGCAATTCACTCAGAAATAATCAAGGAATGCGAATAGATTATATGCTGTTATCACCACAAGCTGTAGATAAATTGGAAACATGCTACATAGATGATAGATTGCGTAAGCTAGAAAATCCGTCTGACCATACTCCTGTTGTATGTGCTATAGAATAA
- a CDS encoding uroporphyrinogen-III synthase: MKSILLTRPLLDSFNTRNILRKYGYKVYIEPVFTIKYLNPDISAHEFDAVISTSKNSVKAFSQICKVDDFPIITVGNSTMQAAKNLGFSDIISADSNVDGLISFIKAHYSSAIKFLYIRGQEVSCDLKKRLSEEDFNVREVVLYKTIIKRSLTNRCKNLLLDGKIGSVAFFSSQTARVFCSLVLKSGLSHVMNNTVAYTMSKNIADSLKLIKWKKIITSRLPTGESLIDIINKDC, encoded by the coding sequence ATGAAGTCTATTTTATTAACGAGGCCTTTATTGGATTCGTTCAATACAAGAAATATATTGAGAAAGTATGGATACAAAGTTTATATAGAACCAGTATTCACAATAAAGTACTTAAATCCTGATATATCTGCGCACGAATTTGACGCTGTAATATCCACAAGTAAAAACAGTGTAAAGGCTTTTAGTCAAATATGCAAAGTGGATGACTTTCCGATTATTACAGTTGGTAATTCAACCATGCAGGCTGCAAAAAATTTGGGATTTTCTGATATAATCTCAGCAGACAGCAACGTTGATGGTCTGATATCATTCATAAAAGCTCACTATTCAAGTGCAATAAAGTTCTTATATATAAGAGGACAAGAAGTATCATGTGACCTAAAAAAGAGATTATCTGAAGAAGATTTTAACGTAAGAGAAGTTGTACTCTATAAAACAATCATTAAAAGGAGTCTAACTAATAGGTGTAAAAATTTACTGTTGGATGGTAAAATTGGTAGTGTTGCTTTTTTTTCCTCACAGACAGCAAGGGTATTTTGTTCATTAGTTCTAAAAAGTGGGCTATCTCATGTGATGAATAATACAGTTGCATATACTATGAGTAAGAACATTGCTGATAGTTTAAAGTTAATCAAATGGAAAAAAATTATAACATCGAGGTTGCCTACTGGGGAGAGTTTAATTGATATAATTAATAAGGATTGTTGA
- a CDS encoding DEAD/DEAH box helicase gives MNNFHEMGLPASLTQALDKNNLFVPTPIQIQAIPLALQGKDILGSAQTGTGKTLAFAIPLVAKLLNEPNAGSALVIVPTRELAHQVTNEIKKLLFQNSALRVALLIGGEPIFKQLNQLQKKPQIVIGTPGRIMDHIERKTLITRNVSVLVLDETDRMFDMGFGIQIEGIMKYLPKIRQTLMFSATLPSDIVKLTEKYLNRPERISVDCEATTSVKIKQEVVYASESEKYGKLVIQLCQREGSIIIFVKTKQGADQLASRLHKDDYSALAIHGDLRQHKRERVINSFRRGRNQIMVATDVASRGLDIPHIQHVINYDAPQSQADYIHRIGRTARAGAEGHALSFVTPQDKRRLPALADKEGEPNFDCSVQFKKRNSKKVFKRPSTLKTKYGRKKINAFQKKSRVLEKAY, from the coding sequence GTGAATAATTTTCATGAGATGGGTCTACCAGCTTCGCTTACACAAGCTCTAGATAAAAATAATCTTTTCGTCCCAACTCCGATTCAAATACAAGCGATTCCCTTAGCGCTACAAGGTAAAGATATTCTCGGATCTGCTCAAACGGGAACTGGAAAAACTTTGGCATTTGCTATTCCGTTGGTTGCTAAGTTGCTGAATGAGCCTAACGCTGGTTCAGCTTTAGTCATTGTGCCAACCAGGGAGCTTGCGCATCAGGTAACAAATGAGATAAAAAAACTCTTATTCCAAAATTCTGCACTAAGGGTCGCTTTGTTGATTGGTGGTGAGCCTATTTTTAAGCAGCTAAATCAGCTTCAGAAGAAACCACAAATTGTAATAGGTACTCCTGGTCGTATTATGGACCATATTGAGCGTAAAACTTTGATTACTCGCAATGTTAGCGTTCTTGTGCTTGATGAAACGGATCGTATGTTTGATATGGGCTTTGGAATTCAAATTGAAGGGATCATGAAATATCTGCCAAAAATACGGCAGACTCTTATGTTTTCTGCAACTCTTCCTAGTGATATAGTTAAACTTACTGAGAAGTACCTTAATCGACCAGAACGTATTTCTGTTGATTGTGAGGCTACAACTTCTGTAAAAATTAAGCAAGAAGTTGTTTATGCATCAGAATCAGAAAAATATGGAAAGCTTGTTATACAACTATGTCAGCGCGAAGGATCAATCATTATCTTTGTCAAAACAAAGCAAGGAGCGGATCAGCTAGCTAGCAGATTGCACAAAGATGACTATAGTGCTTTAGCAATCCATGGTGATTTAAGGCAGCACAAGCGCGAAAGGGTCATTAATTCTTTTCGTCGTGGCCGTAATCAAATCATGGTTGCAACAGATGTTGCTTCTCGCGGCCTTGATATTCCCCACATTCAACATGTTATCAATTATGATGCACCACAATCGCAAGCTGACTATATTCATCGTATAGGTAGAACTGCACGTGCTGGAGCTGAAGGGCATGCGCTATCTTTTGTTACACCTCAAGATAAGAGAAGACTGCCTGCACTGGCAGACAAAGAAGGAGAGCCAAATTTTGATTGTAGTGTGCAATTTAAAAAACGTAACAGCAAAAAGGTCTTTAAAAGGCCAAGTACGCTAAAGACTAAATACGGTAGAAAAAAGATCAATGCATTTCAGAAGAAAAGCAGAGTACTAGAAAAAGCGTATTAA
- a CDS encoding cold-shock protein, protein MEFGNVKWFNAEKGYGFIKPEGKGGDVFVHISTLERSGIRPETLKGENKEKGIKGERVSYEVKEERGRNGEDKKSAINLRLED, encoded by the coding sequence ATGGAATTTGGTAATGTAAAATGGTTTAATGCCGAAAAAGGCTATGGTTTCATCAAGCCAGAAGGTAAAGGGGGTGACGTTTTTGTACATATTAGCACATTGGAACGTTCAGGAATAAGACCTGAGACACTTAAAGGAGAGAATAAAGAGAAGGGAATAAAAGGAGAAAGGGTGAGTTATGAAGTTAAAGAAGAGCGCGGTAGAAACGGAGAAGATAAAAAATCTGCAATAAACTTAAGATTGGAAGATTAA
- a CDS encoding TldD/PmbA family protein, translating to MNILNIAADITKLIKKQNQDAEVTIYETNKTSVSQRLSKIEQISQSKNCTVGIRAIAGKNKAAYISTNDLNNLSDTVSQVVEMAKNAPEDPCINFAVNGSNYTSSVDLSISDNNVVTVDNLKEIAEAAENSALAHKSITNSEGASSSYALVNTVLSTVSGFIGSFSKSTFANQVSVVAGRESEMKVGYDYDIACNFSDLKLPELIGKGAAKRAVDQLNSRTIKTGKFPVIFEKRAAKGLIKSFASAINGDSIVSNSSFLRSSLNAQIFNDRISIIDDPLLPRGIASRPFDGEGIISKKNIFVKNGILQNWILDLYSAKKLNSETTGSATRASNAAIIPAASNLYIENGNVSFEELIQEVKKGVYVTDLFGFGINLINGDYSQGASGFFIENGKITYPIHEITIASNLKDMFSNLVVADDLTFCGQFNSPTIKVSEMTVAGSLND from the coding sequence ATGAATATATTAAATATTGCAGCAGATATCACTAAATTAATAAAAAAGCAGAATCAAGATGCGGAAGTTACAATATATGAAACTAATAAGACTTCAGTTTCTCAGCGTCTATCAAAAATTGAGCAGATATCACAATCTAAAAATTGCACTGTAGGAATCAGAGCTATAGCAGGTAAAAACAAAGCTGCGTATATTTCTACAAACGATTTGAATAATCTTAGTGATACGGTAAGCCAAGTGGTAGAAATGGCAAAGAATGCGCCAGAAGATCCTTGCATTAATTTTGCTGTAAATGGTAGTAATTATACCTCTTCTGTAGATTTAAGTATCTCAGATAATAATGTTGTAACCGTTGATAACCTAAAAGAAATTGCTGAAGCTGCAGAAAATTCAGCCCTCGCACATAAGAGTATCACTAATTCTGAAGGAGCCTCTTCTTCATACGCTTTAGTGAATACAGTATTATCAACTGTTTCTGGTTTTATTGGCTCGTTTAGTAAATCAACCTTTGCTAATCAGGTCTCTGTTGTTGCTGGAAGAGAAAGTGAAATGAAGGTTGGTTACGATTATGATATAGCATGTAATTTTAGTGATTTAAAGTTGCCAGAGTTAATAGGAAAAGGAGCAGCAAAAAGAGCAGTTGATCAATTGAATTCACGTACAATTAAAACTGGTAAATTTCCAGTTATTTTTGAAAAAAGAGCAGCAAAGGGGCTAATAAAAAGTTTCGCTTCTGCTATAAATGGCGACAGCATTGTGAGCAACAGTTCTTTCTTGAGGAGTAGTTTAAACGCTCAAATTTTTAATGATAGAATTAGCATTATCGATGATCCGTTATTGCCAAGAGGCATAGCATCAAGACCATTTGACGGAGAAGGGATAATTAGCAAGAAAAATATATTTGTAAAAAACGGAATATTACAAAATTGGATTTTAGACTTATACTCGGCTAAAAAATTAAACTCAGAAACAACCGGAAGTGCAACTCGTGCAAGTAATGCTGCAATTATTCCTGCAGCTAGTAACCTCTACATTGAGAATGGTAATGTATCATTTGAAGAATTAATTCAGGAAGTGAAAAAGGGAGTATATGTAACTGATTTATTTGGTTTTGGTATCAATTTAATCAATGGCGATTACAGCCAAGGCGCTTCCGGATTTTTTATAGAAAATGGAAAAATAACGTATCCAATACATGAGATTACCATTGCTAGCAATTTGAAGGATATGTTTAGCAATTTAGTAGTTGCAGATGATCTAACTTTTTGTGGGCAATTTAATTCACCGACGATTAAAGTTAGCGAAATGACGGTTGCAGGTTCGCTTAACGATTAA
- the atpG gene encoding ATP synthase F1 subunit gamma: protein MKSLKELSLRIKNIKSVQKTTKIMQMVSAAKLLQSQKKLLNSKLYVSKLHSIISSLMLSVDQELLAKILNVSNDGSYLVFIIASDRGLCGNFNSSIVKFSQNKLIANGKKVDIVFLGKKAFDVGKNRFDSKSILKIENSKGITLKHVEALVGGIDLSKYDKVKVFYSKFYNTFTQKPMLETIKPWSKDSSLIDNSLAGPITDYGYEYEPQNIEFILKSLVQDYVVIALYSALLESATSENSARMVAMESANRNTKEMLNKLALLYNRSRQAAITTDLIEVISGAESL, encoded by the coding sequence ATGAAGAGCTTAAAGGAATTATCCTTAAGAATTAAGAATATTAAGTCTGTACAGAAAACCACGAAAATAATGCAAATGGTTTCTGCAGCAAAGTTGTTACAAAGCCAAAAGAAGTTATTAAATTCAAAATTATATGTATCTAAGCTGCATAGCATTATTTCTTCATTAATGCTATCAGTTGATCAAGAATTACTGGCAAAAATTCTAAATGTCAGTAACGACGGTTCTTACCTAGTATTCATTATTGCGTCTGATCGTGGCTTGTGCGGCAACTTTAACTCTTCTATTGTCAAATTTAGTCAAAATAAGTTAATCGCAAATGGCAAAAAAGTAGATATTGTATTTCTTGGTAAAAAAGCTTTTGATGTAGGGAAAAATAGATTTGACTCTAAAAGTATCTTAAAAATTGAAAATAGTAAGGGAATCACGTTAAAGCACGTAGAAGCTTTGGTTGGTGGTATAGATCTAAGTAAATACGATAAAGTTAAAGTTTTTTATAGCAAATTCTATAATACCTTCACACAAAAACCAATGTTGGAAACAATAAAACCATGGAGTAAAGACTCATCCTTGATTGATAACTCTCTGGCTGGTCCAATAACAGATTACGGCTATGAGTATGAACCACAAAATATTGAATTTATTTTAAAATCTTTGGTTCAAGATTACGTTGTAATTGCTCTTTACTCTGCTTTACTTGAAAGTGCAACGAGTGAGAATAGTGCTAGAATGGTTGCTATGGAATCAGCAAACAGAAACACTAAAGAGATGCTGAACAAACTAGCATTGCTTTATAATCGTTCTCGTCAAGCAGCAATTACAACTGATTTAATTGAAGTTATAAGTGGTGCAGAGTCTTTATAA